In Centroberyx gerrardi isolate f3 chromosome 11, fCenGer3.hap1.cur.20231027, whole genome shotgun sequence, the following are encoded in one genomic region:
- the zzef1 gene encoding zinc finger ZZ-type and EF-hand domain-containing protein 1 isoform X2, whose product MGNAESGCGGGSGDEEDVETESPGFAEDSPASAATGVGVGGGAGSGSGRSGRGSNNLPVPTGGPPSPGVLLEQVKLREAAARISDSGVAIPESVLAGNEGVLVRWLEDRLSRGEESVNVEQFCEMLESRDAPRDECEEAFGQFDAEGDGVVDVESMLMALKNSNGANLQGELSHVIRQLQACSLTPGFVDIFSKSKDRLGAHASKILKFLHRNRIPSSAIPFPLLEGYNSICTMRSTVVQDFLEFLLQKEKDLDIQYRAELNRDPEVDKVKVVTQCYSAIEASSNVTDIYKMTNGETASFWQSDGSARSHWIRLKMKPDVVLRRLAIAVASNDHSYMPQLVSVAVGKNRRSLQEIRDVRIPSNVTGYVALLENANITHPYIQINIKRCLSDGCDTRIHGLKTLGYQITKSKEVSVSDASAIWYLSLLTSLVTASMETNPVLAQTVLQSTQKALRHMPPLSLTPSSTEFPKFFSMNILEEVDGFLLRIADCCVSPDAELTLLAFALARGSVAKVLQALSCISDHLETEYRASSLISSMASVRLRLLYRNGKPLQLHLQACDVKSKEEKSGPENMLTESSTGDGFLTESGRKKASVILSTEDQSNFQVTQMKIKVRKGAIGAKCGLVFAYKEGDPFDAEKHFKRFKKYDSWDFKDYKDFVQDNVRIPAQSEDEPIGWFELEDDWNDVEIKLQQCRIAKFLMVKFLCARQDSAERLGVQSLSFSGYLWPGAERLGDLDDLSPEGEGSEGDAVTGLSLLNKTLFFIQQLTRDMDVSQFKQKFLLDFSGLSLTLFWNFYSKLREIEGEEVMKSRVLLLQLLQNCFPMLPNPLEPQGPEESRGADEGAAAAACPSTSSSAEPQPDAARAVWELYTHLCHIVDGPEAEALVEKALRKEAVKAILNGAAVFFPDKHSRRDKLFHMMKNITEEDQPESVKVTFESLCNYFSDQDPSGLLLLPPKGAPSDFDISPILSVMETLQLVATRECEVMMVDESGGASRTVLLSLFWALQGSLLSWCYLQLKGGAPSTTAMDLARDILLKYVDQFLGSTKTILSSLLERYSGAEITDKLCSSILATVTRQLMIFLLELCSLDIPHSVLLKSFSSLVELLKNLSSDTGDIFSKVDQESCQQPQQPVVLRTWNMESPHHYENSRHETTIFACPGATSFEVEFDERCETEKRYDYLEFTDARGGKVRYDMKVGTEKWPKKVTFDAGPQLQFLFHSDSSNNEWGYKFSVTALGLPDITVSWMSDLQLLVARLMGRLASRTVALKSPHEIRSVKELPPGKMSHVQSSPLWKPILRHGVCETRNVAQTNTHADQIKTWTYDEFMSFLEDFAHWNPSQEPADSRTELMRTLMQSCRKQPVRNEIAAGSKVDQAVNAIWAAMVYHTPALNNALKLYVNQGCKSCLSEDFVQVYSLAEGIRTWMLEMKQRYLVGKMNVPDEKEGGPDEVTMETLADVCIEKSLLLFRFAPSGAACQDSDSSKAAEGSSAPLLRSGSISESDFQASPSPGPQAQAVGSEVDSEARVAATGQSQSSSAQAPNSSSSGPSSQGHRGSTESLSSQTGEPASPSTFPRKAPFSRGRLRLLSYRSIEEPRMAPSVKERYPILKHILNFMRDQALTTASILQTLSLNKAQALSVCKVLETVQQCLHSLGKPHLFQAPCILFLQELLACQKDFTGYFSQLSGSGQELREEVRRSYHQLVLMLVEAVQGFSNLNEKALLPALSCVQTCLLHLLDMSWEVQDLPLFLKIKLPDLLLSMSQENISVHDIAISQWTEEDEISDYKKNQDWMDECVDGMFEKWYDKIDEEGSMEDRRKMHMFIARYCDLLNVVISCDGCERMAPWHRYRCLQCMDMDLCKTCFLSGAKPEGHEDDHEMVNMEYACDHCQGLIVGSRINCNVCEDFDLCFGCYNAKKYPDSHLPTHRITVYPMVTIRISDRHRLIQPYIHNYSWLLFAALALHTSDLSSEKQLEGEPLDADTLTQASALQTRCSQLITECLLKGQTGKGLRSSALLALLSSNESGSDSELCPVSPESSQELSTTTDTSSLPGSTAAICSPSSPRDKSKPSGKEKKAKEVSSPPPAPPEVASPPNTGEEGKRKLVTQDALDSSSLSQTPSVSSEDTLSPVVRPSESGSGTVTSPASDIVKDPEERLAQVPLQEHVFSECSRERILGLLAAMLPPAKPGSTLSLSSLSSILPQLFRAVISNAGCLNETYHLTLGLLGQLLLRIPPMEADTAVTEALADKYELLTQGEAAGADTQGWKTTQLLFSLGAVCLDSRIGLDWACSVADILRSLNACPQWNTVIAAFTDHCIHQLPHTLKRTNLFTLLVLVGFPEVLCMGTQSVFIDNANEQHHMILLKHFTEKNHAAVVDVKTRKRKTVKDYQLIQPQDSSAAGLPGQAEGQGSPKALLSRYLSNFTSIISHLLQTSQDNSSPDAVEASWVLSLALKGLYNTLKKHGVEQAQEAIQQSGLTQLLVRKCSKGTGFSKLWLLRDLEILSIMLYSSKREIHSMAQDPERDEREQDKEHDSDHSSCCTDDPDPNRPDPLEGLDEETKICFQITHDALNAPLHILRAMYELQMKRTDSFFLEVQKRFDGDVIKTDETIRTLAQKWQPTRRPRSEERSTKAVDTDMIVVSCVSKPSHCEKATEEINVVAQKLITNSESDLQLSYAKQRRTKSSALLHKELDVRSNRAVRQYLVKVNQAIATLYARHVLASLLADWPAGAALSEEALELSGASHMAYILDMLMQLEERPLWERILQRVLKGCSQSMLCSLSLTACQFMEEPGMAVQVRESKHPYDNNTNFEDKVHIPGAIYLSVKFDSRCYTEEGCDELIMSSSSDFLQDLHNFSGSPQKWSDFEIPGDTLHYRFVSDMSNTEWGYKFTVTGGHRGRFQTGFEILKQMLADDQVLSHLPLADIWEWQVGVACRQTGNQRLKAIHLLLRLLQCQSQTACELTLLRPLWQLFMSMENSLSQDPTSITVLLPLHRALTELFFIAEARATAQGILQEYLLAMTTDEQLLNHTALALKNIAAISLAINYPNKSTKLLNMSS is encoded by the exons ATGGGGAACGCAGAGAGCGGCTGCGGAGGAGGCAGCGGCGACGAGGAAGACGTTGAGACAGAGAGCCCCGGGTTCGCGGAAGACAGTCCGGCCTCTGCGGCCACTGGCGTCGGCGTTGGAGGCGGTGCAGGCTCCGGCTCTGGGAGAAGCGGAAGGGGATCGAATAACCTCCCGGTGCCAACCGGTGGACCACCCAGCCCCGGGGTCCTCTTAGAGCAAGTGAAACTGAGGGAAGCGGCGGCTCGGATTAGCGACTCAGGGGTCGCCATTCCAGAGTCTGTCCTGGCCGGGAATGAGGGTGTACTGGTGCGGTGGCTGGAGGACCGGTTAAGCCGAGGAGAAGAGTCTGTCAATGTGGAacaattttgtgaaatgttggaGAGCAGAGATGCTCCGAGAGATGAGTGTGAAGAG GCCTTTGGTCAGTTTGATGCAGAGGGGGATGGGGTGGTGGATGTGGAGAGCATGCTGATGGCTCTGAAGAACTCCAATGGAGCTAATCTACAGGGAGAGCTGAGTCATGTGATAAGACAACTCCAAGCATGCTCCCTAACCCCAG GTTTTGTTGATATATTCTCCAAGTCCAAAGACCGGTTAGGGGCACATGCCTCCAAGATCCTGAAATTCCTGCACAGGAACCGTATTCCCAGCAGTGccatccctttccctctcttagAGGGCTACAACAGTATCTGCACCATGAGGTCCACTGTGGTCCAGGATTTCTTGGAATTCCTCTTGCAGAAGGAGAAAG ATTTAGATATCCAGTACAGAGCAGAGCTGAACCGTGATCCCGAGGTGGACAAGGTCAAGGTGGTCACACAGTGTTACAGCGCAATAGAAGCCTCATCCAACGTCACAGACATTTACAAGATGACTAACGGGGAAACTGCATCTTTTTGGCAGTCGGACGGCAGTGCACGCTCGCACTGGATAAG GTTAAAAATGAAACCAGATGTGGTGTTGAGACGTCTGGCCATTGCCGTGGCCTCCAACGACCACAGCTACATGCCTCAGCTGGTGTCGGTGGCCGTGGGTAAAAACCGGCGCTCCCTGCAGGAGATCAGAGACGTCCGCATTCCCAGCAATGTCACAGGCTACGTTGCCCTCTTGGAGAATGCCAACATCACACACCCCT ACATCCAAATCAACATCAAGCGCTGCCTGAGCGACGGATGTGACACGCGGATTCACGGCCTGAAGACGCTGGGCTATCAGATCACCAAGAGTAAAGAAGTGTCTGTTTCGGACGCCTCGGCCATCTGgtacctgtctctcctcacctccctgGTCACCGCCTCCATGGAGACCAACCCCGTACTGGCGCAGACTGTCCTTCAGAGCACACA AAAAGCCTTACGTCACATGCCACCGTTGTCCCTAACACCGTCATCCACCGAGTTCCCCAAGTTCTTCTCTATGAACATCCTGGAGGAGGTGGATGGATTTCTCCTCAGGATAGCAGA CTGCTGTGTGAGCCCTGATGCTGAGTTGACCCTGCTGGCCTTTGCTCTGGCCAGAGGCAGTGTGGCCAAAGTGCTCCAGGCCCTGTCCTGCATCAGTGATCACCTAGAGACCGAGTACAGAGCCTCGTCCCTCATCTCCTCTATGGCCTCCGTTAGGCTGCGGCTGCTCTATCGCAATG GGAAGCCCCTCCAGCTGCACCTACAGGCCTGTGATGTGAAGAGTAAAGAAGAGAAGTCAGGACCAGAGAACATGCTCACAGAATCCTCCACTGGAGACG GTTTTCTCACGGAGAGCGGCAGGAAGAAAGCCAGTGTGATCCTGTCTACAGAGGACCAGAGCAACTTCCAGGTCACTCAGATGAAGATCAAA GTGCGAAAAGGAGCCATCGGAGCAAAATGTGGCTTGGTGTTTGCGTACAAGGAGGGAGACCCTTTTGATGCAGAAAAGCATTTCAAGAGGTTCAAAAAATATGACTCGTGGGACTTCAAGGACTACAAAGACTTTGTACAGGACAA TGTGAGGATTCCAGCGCAGTCCGAGGATGAGCCCATTGGCTGGTTTGAGCTTGAGGATGACTGGAACGACGTGGAGATCAAGCTGCAGCAGTGTCGCATTGCAAAG TTCCTGATGGTGAAGTTCCTGTGTGCCAGGCAGGACTCTGCTGAGCGCCTTGGGGTGCAGTCCCTCAGCTTCAGTGGCTACCTGTGGCCCGGGGCAGAGAGACTGGGAGACCTGGACGACCTCAGTCCAGAGGGAGAGGGCTCCGAGGGCGATGCTGTCACTGGCCTTAGTCTGCTAAACAAGACCCTATTCTTCATCCAGCAGCTTACACGAGACATG GATGTCTCCCAGTTCAAGCAGAAGTTTCTGCTGGACTTCAGTGGCCTCAGCCTGACGCTCTTCTGGAACTTCTACAGTAAACTCAGGGAGAT cgagggagaggaggtgatgaagagcagagtcctgctgctccagctgcttCAGAACTGTTTCCCCATGCTGCCAAACCCACTGGAGCCCCAGGGcccagaggagagcagaggggcaGATGAGGGTgccgcagcagcagcttgtCCATCCACATCCAGCAGTGCAGAGCCTCAGCCTGATGCTGCTCGGGCCGTCTGGGAGCTCTACACTCACCTCTGCCACA TTGTGGATGGTCCAGAGGCCGAGGCATTAGTGGAGAAAGCTTTGCGCAAGGAGGCAGTCAAGGCCATACTCAATGGAGCAGCTGTCTTCTTCCCTGATAAACACAGCAGGAGGGACAAACTCTTCCACATGATG aaaAATATCACAGAAGAGGATCAGCCCGAGTCAGTGAAGGTGACCTTTGAATCACTTTGTAATTATTTCAG CGACCAAGATCCAAGTGGCCTTCTCCTGCTCCCACCTAAAGGAGCTCCCTCAGACTTTGACATCAGCCCCATACTGTCTGTCATGGAGACCCTACAGCTGGTGGCAACTAGAGAA TGTGAGGTTATGATGGTGGATGAGAGTGGTGGAGCCAGTAGGACGGTGTTGCTGTCTCTGTTCTGGGCTCTGCAGGGCAGCCTGCTCTCCTGGTGCTACCTGCAGCTCAAAGGAGGAGCACCCTCCACGACTGCTATGGACCTGGCCAGGGACATCCTACTAAAAT ATGTGGATCAGTTCCTGGGCAGCACCAAGACTATACTTAGTTCCCTGCTGGAGAGGTACAGTGGAGCTGAAATTACTGACAAACTGTGCAGCTCCATCCTGGCCACGGTCACCAGACAACTG ATGATTTTCCTCCTGGAGCTGTGCTCCTTGGACATCCCTCACAGTGTGCTGCTGAAGAGCTTCTCTTCTCTGGTGGAGCTGCTCAAAAACCTGTCCAGTGATACGGGAGACATCTTTTCTAAG GTGGACCAGGAGAGCTGccagcagccccagcagccAGTGGTGCTGAGGACCTGGAACATGGAGTCGCCTCACCACTATGAGAACAGCCGCCATGAGACCACCATCTTCGCCTGCCCCGGGGCCACCTCCTTTGAGGTGGAGTTTGATGAACGCtgtgagacagagaagag ATACGACTACTTAGAGTTCACTGATGCCAGAGGTGGGAAGGTCCGCTATGACATGAAGGTTGGGACAGAGAAATGGCCAAAG AAAGTAACATTTGACGCGGGTCCTCAGCTCCAGTTCCTCTTCCACTCTGATAGCAGTAATAATGAGTGGGGTTATAAATTCAGTGTGACAGCCCTCGGCCTGCCAGACATCACTGTTTCCTGGATGTCAGACCTGCAGCTGCTGGTGGCTCGCCTGATGGGCCGTCTGGCCTCCAGAACCGTGGCCCTCAAATCTCCTCATG AGATCCGCAGTGTAAAAGAGCTCCCACCAGGGAAAATGTCCCATGTTCAGTCTTCCCCTCTCTGGAAACCCATCCTCAGACACGGGGTGTGCGAAACAAGGAACGTGGCTCAAActaacacacacgcagaccAG ATAAAGACATGGACTTATGATGAGTTTATGAGCTTCCTGGAGGACTTTGCCCACTGGAATCCTTCTCAGGAGCCAGCTGACAGCAGAACAGAGCTGATGAGGACCCTCATGCAGTCCTGTAGAAAACAGCCAGTGAGGAATGAGATAGCTGCCGGGTCAAAGGTCGACCAGGCTGTGAATGCCATCTGGGCAGCCATGGTGTACCACACACCAGCCCTAAACAACGCCCTAAAGCTCTACG TTAATCAGGGCTGCAAGTCGTGTCTGAGTGAAGACTTTGTGCAGGTGTACTCACTGGCAGAGGGCATCAGAACATGGATG TTGGAGATGAAGCAGAGATACCTGGTTGGCAAAATGAATGTTCCTGATGAGAAGGAAGGGGGTCCCGATGAGGTTACTATGGAGACACTGG CTGACGTGTGCATAGAGAAGAGCCTGTTGCTGTTCAGATTTGCCCCTAGTGGAGCAGCGTGCCAGGACAGTGACTCCTCCAAGGCTGCAGAGGGCAGCAGTGCTCCACTCCTCCGCTCAGGTTCGATCTCAGAAAGTGACTTCCAGGCCAGCCCCTCGCCAGGACCCCAGGCCCAGGCCGTAGGGTCCGAGGTGGACAGTGAGGCCAGGGTTGCAGCTACAGGACAGAGCCAGTCCTCCAGTGCTCAGGCCCCAAACTCATCTTCCTCTGGGCCCAGCAGCCAAGGCCACAGGGGCTCCACAGAGAGCCTCTCCTCCCAGACTGGGGAGCCAGCGTCCCCCTCCACGTTCCCCCGCAAAGCCCCCTTCAGTCGTGGACGCCTACGCCTGCTCTCCTACCGTTCTATAGAAGAGCCCCGCATGGCCCCCTCTGTCAAGGAGCGCTACCCCATACTCAAACACATCCTCAACTTCATGCGAGACCAGGCTCTCACAACAGCAAG CATTCTGCAGACCTTGTCCCTGAACAAAGCCCAGGCTCTGAGTGTGTGCAAGGTCCTGGAGACGGTTCAACAGTGTTTACATTCCCTGGGAAAGCCGCACCTTTTCCAGGCCCCCTGCATTCTGTTCCTGCAGGAGTTGCTGGCATGCCAGAAAGACTTCACTGG TTATTTCTCTCAGTTATCAGGCAGTGGGCAGGAgctgagggaggaggtgaggcgCTCCTACCACCAATTGGTGCTCATGCTGGTGGAGGCAGTACAAGGTTTCAGCAACCTCAATGAGAA AGCCTTGCTCCCGGCCCTGTCTTGCGTGCAGACCTGCTTGTTGCACCTTCTAGATATGAGCTGGGAGGTACAGGACCTTCCTCTCTTCTTGAAGATCAAGCTTCCTGACCTCCTGCTCAGCATGTCCCAGGAGAACATCAGCGTTCATGACATCGCCATCAG TCAATGGACAGAGGAGGATGAAATATCAGACTACAAGAAGAACCAGGACTGGATGGATGAGTGTGTGGACGGGATGTTTGAGAAGTGGTATGACAAGATCGACGAGGAGGGCTCCATGGAGGACAGGAGAAAG ATGCACATGTTCATAGCACGCTACTGTGACCTGCTGAATGTGGTGATCTCCTGTGACGGCTGTGAGAGGATGGCCCCCTGGCACCGCTACCGATGTCTGCAGTGCATGGACATGGACCTCTGCAAGACCTGCTTCCTCA GTGGTGCGAAGCCTGAGGGCCATGAGGATGACCATGAGATGGTGAACATGGAATACGCCTGTGACCACTGCCAGGGCCTCATTGTAGGCAGCAGGATCAACTGTAACGTGTGTGAAGACTTTGACTTGTGCTTTGGTTGTTACAATGCAAAGAAGTATCCCGACAG CCACCTGCCTACTCATCGGATCACAGTGTACCCCATGGTGACCATACGCATCAGTGACCGCCACCGTCTGATCCAGCCCTACATCCACAACTACTCCTGGCTGCTGTTTGCTGCGCTGGCTTTGCACACATCAGACCTGAGCAGTGAGAAGCAGCTGGAGGGAGAGCCTCTGGACGCCGACACCCTGACCCAGGCCTCGGCCCTGCAGACACGCTGCTCCCAGCTCATCACTGAGTGCTTGCTCAAGGGGCAGACTGGCAAAG GTCTACGTTCCTCAGCCTTGCTCGCACTGCTGTCCTCCAACGAATCGGGTTCTGATAGTGAGCTGTGCCCAGTCTCTCCTGAGTCCTCTCAGGAGCTCAGTACCACCACCGACACCTCGTCTCTACCTGGCAGCACAGCAGCGATCTGCTCCCCTTCATCTCCCAGGGACAAG AGTAAACCCTcagggaaggaaaagaaggcTAAGGAGGtgagctctcctcctcctgctcctccagaaGTGGCCTCTCCCCCAAACActggggaggagggaaagaggaagctGGTGACCCAAGACGCCCTGGACTCCTCCAGCCTCAGCCAGACGCCTTCTGTGTCCAGCGAGGACACCCTCTCTCCTGTGGTCCGAC CTTCAGAGTCTGGTTCAGGGACGGTCACCTCTCCAGCGTCCGACATCGTCAAGGATCCAGAGGAGAGACTGGCCCAGGTTCCCCTCCAGGAGCATGTGTTTTCAGAGTGCTCCAGAGAGAGGATCTTGGGACTATTGGCAGCCATGCTGCCTCCAGCCAAACCG GGCagcacactgtctctgtctagTCTGAGCTCCATCCTGCCCCAGCTCTTCAGGGCAGTCATTTCCAATGCTGGCTGTCTCAACGAGACCTATCACCTCACCTTGGGGCTGCTGGGACAGTTGCTGCTCCGTATCCCTCCTATGGAGGCCGACACTGCCGTCACAGAGGCCCTGGCCGACAAATACGAGTTGCTGACCCAAGGAGAGGCAGCCGGTGCAGACACCCAGGGCTGGAAGACCACCCAACTGCTCTTCAGCCTAGGGGCCGTCTGCTTAGACAG TCGTATTGGTCTGGATTGGGCATGCTCAGTGGCAGACATTTTACGCAGTCTGAATGCTTGTCCCCAGTGGAACACGGTCATCGCTGCCTTCACTGACCATTGTATCCATCAGCTGCCACACACTCTTAAACGCACCAACCTGTTCACCCTACTGGTGCTGGTGGGCTTCCCTGAG GTGCTGTGCATGGGCACCCAGTCTGTGTTTATCGACAACGCCAATGAGCAGCACCACATGATCCTGCTCAAGCACTTCACAGAAAAGAACCATGCTGCAGTGGTGGACGTCAAGACACGCAAGAGGAAAACGG TGAAGGACTACCAGCTGATCCAACCCCAGGACTCCAGTGCAGCTGGCCTCCCAGGGCAGGCAGAGGGCCAAGGCTCCCCAAAGGCCCTGCTCAGTCGCTATCTCAGCAATTTCACCTCCATCATCAGCCACCTACTGCAGACCAGCCAGGACAACAGCTCCCCTGATGCTGTGGAGGCCTCCTGGGTGCTCTCCCTGGCACTTAAGGGCCTCTACAATACACTCAAG AAACACGGAGTGGAGCAGGCTCAGGAGGCCATCCAGCAGTCGGGTCTGACCCAGCTGCTGGTCAGGAAGTGCAGCAAGGGGACGGGCTTCAGCAAGCTGTGGCTGCTGCGAGACCTGGAGATCCTCTCCATCATGCTCTACTCCTCCAAGAGGGAGATCCACTCCATGGCCCAGGACCCCGAGCGAGAcgagagagagcaggacaagGAGCACGACTCGGACCACTCCAGCTGCTGCACTGATGACCCCGACCCCAACCGGCCCGACCCCCTAGAGGGCCTGGACGAGGAGACGAAGATCTGCTTCCAG ATCACCCACGATGCCTTAAACGCCCCTCTGCACATCTTGCGAGCCATGTACGAGCTGCAGATGAAGAGGACAGACTCCTTCTTCCTGGAGGTGCAGAAGAG ATTTGACGGAGACGTGATCAAAACAGACGAGACGATTCGTACGCTGGCCCAGAAGTGGCAGCCTACCAGGCGGCCTCGCTCTGAGGAGAGGAGCACCAAGGCTGTGGACACTGACATGATTGTGGTGTCCTGCGTG TCCAAGCCTAGCCACTGTGAAAAGGCCACAGAGGAGATCAACGTAGTGGCCCAGAAGCTCATCACCAACTCTGAGAGCGACTTGCAGCTCAGCTACGCCAAGCAGCGGCGCACCAAAAGCTCAGCGCTCTTGCACAAGGAACTGGATGTGCGCAGCAACCGGGCAGTTCGTCAGTACCTGGTGAAGGTCAACCAGGCCATCGCCACGCTGTACGCCCGCCACGTGCTGGCCTCGCTGCTGGCCGACTGGCCTGCAGGCGCAGCGCTGAGCGAGGAGGCCCTGGAGCTGAGCGGAGCCTCCCACATGGCCTACATCCTGGACATGTTAatgcagctggaggagaggcCGCTCTGGGAGAGG ATTCTCCAGAGGGTGCTGAAGGGTTGCAGCCAGAGCATGCTGTGCAGTCTGTCTCTGACTGCCTGCCAGTTCATGGAGGAGCCAGGCATGGCCGTGCAGGTCAGAGAGTCCAAACACCCCTATGACAACAACACCAACTTCGAG GACAAGGTGCACATCCCGGGGGCTATCTACCTGTCAGTGAAGTTTGACTCCCGCTGCtacacagaggaaggctgtgatGAGCTCATCATGTCCAGCAGCAGTGACTTCCTGCAAGACCTCCACAACTTCAGTGGCTCGCCTCAGAAATGGTCCGACTTTGAGATCCCTG gTGATACCCTGCACTACAGGTTTGTGTCAGACATGAGCAACACAGAGTGGGGCTACAAGTTCACCGTTACAGGAGGCCACAGAGGACGCTTCCAGACAG GTTTTGAGATCTTGAAGCAAATGTTAGCTGACGACCAAGTGCTCAGTCACCTGCCTTTGGCTGACATCTGGGAGTGGCaggtgggcgtggcctgtcGTCAGACGGGGAACCAGCGACTCAAAGCCATCCACTTGTTGCTCCGCCTCCTGCAGTGTCAATCCCAGAC AGCCTGTGAGCTGACTCTGCTGCGACCTCTGTGGCAGCTCTTCATGTCTATGGAGAACAGCCTGAGCCAGGATCCCACCAGTATCACTGTGTTGCTGCCCCTTCACAGAGCCCTCACCGAACTCTTCTTCATTGCAGAGGCCAGGGCCACC GCACAGGGCATCCTCCAGGAGTACCTACTAGCCATGACCACTGATGAGCAGCTCCTCAACCACACTGCACTG GCTCTGAAGAACATCGCTGCTATCAGCCTGGCTATCAATTACCCCAATAAATCTACCAAGCTGCTCAACATGTCCTCCTGA